In Maridesulfovibrio sp., the genomic stretch ATAACCTTGATGCGGGCCTGACCGTCATTTTCGATTTCCATGTAATCCATCATCATTTTTCATTTCCCCTGTTAAACTTTTGCTGAGAATTTTCCGGTGATCGGGGTCCGGAATACCTTCATTTTGTCCTGTATACTGAAATTGCGGGATTCCACCCTACCTTCAAAACCCAGCGGCGAGTCCTACTAACTATTTAGGATTCTTAAACCCTTTTTCAAGGATTTCAATACGCCGGAGGCGAAATCAATTAATAAAAATGCTAAGCACTTCAACTAATTAAGCAATATCAGTAAACCACTTACGCATCCTGCCCAGAATGCGATTGAAAACATTTTCGTCGCGGATTCTGAAGACCTGCTCGGAGCAGCCTTCTTTTTCCGCACCATACATAAGCAGTCCCACCGCTGTTGCGAATTTGGGGCTGTTTACAACATCTTTAAGGCCGCCCATGCCGGCTGGGTAGCCGATGCGAACCGGCAGGTCGAAAATTTGTTCTGCCAGTTCCTGCATGCCGTCGACGAGGGAGGTCCCGCCGGTGAGCACGACCCCGGCGGCGATCATGTTCTTGTAACCGCTGCGTACCAGTTCCTGATCTACGAGAGAAAGAATTTCCTCGCAGCGCGGTTCGCAGATTTCAGCCAGAACACGTTTAGACATCTTGCGGTGGTCGCGTCCACCTACGGAGGGCACGTCGATGGTTTCATCGGTGGTGACCAGATCGGTGAGAGCTGTTCCGTATTTGACCTTGATCTGCTCAGCTGAACCCATGGGAGTGCGCAGTCCGAAGGCGATGTCGTTTGTAAGGTTGTTACCGCCAAGGGCAATAACCGATGTATGCTTGATCGAATCGTTGGCAAAGATCGCAAGGTCGGTTGTACCGCCGCCGATATCGACTATGGCAACACCTATTTCACGTTCTTCTTCGGAAAGCACTGCCTTGCTTGAGGCCAGGGATTCCAGCACGATATCGGAAACATCAAGACCTGAACGGTGACAGGAGCGGATTATATTCTGGGCTGAGGTCACTGCTCCGGTAACGATATGAACTTTAACTTCAAGGCGCACACCTGCCATGCCCAGCGGGTCGGCAATGCCGCGTTGATCGTCGACAATGTATTCCTGCGGAAGAGTGTGAATCACTTCCCTGTCCAATGGAATGGCGACGGCTTTGGCCGCATCGATAACACGGTCAACATCTTTCTGGGTTACTTCGCCGCCTTTAACAGCAATGACGCCGTGGCTGTTGAAACCTTTAATGTGGCTGCCAGCTATACCCGCGTATACTGAGCGGATTTCGCAACCGGCCATGAGCTCAGCTTCTTCAAGAGCTTTCTTGATAGACTGTACTGTCTGCTCGATGTTGACCACCACGCCTTTGCGCAACCCGGTGGAGGGGGCAGTGCCGATACCGACAATGTCAACTCCGTCCGCGGTGGGCTCACCCACAACAGCGCAGATCTTGGTGGTGCCGACATCGAGGCCGACTATCAGATCAGACTTGGACATAATTTATTTCTCCTCATCATCCTTTATAAATTCGGGGTGTTGCCAATTGAGGCAATCATTTCCCGGAACTGTGTTTTTCAACCCAGACTCTGTTTTTACCGGTTGAAATGACTGCCACATCCCTGAACTCTCCCCTATTTTTGAGGTCTTTCCAAACTGTGTTCAGGTGTGAAAGCTGTTCTTGCCAGTTGTCCAGGCCCAGCTGCACCGTAAGGCCAAGCCTGTCCATAAAAATTTCCATTCTGTTTCCGCCTTTGATGTTGATCCATGCAATCTGGCCCGGATCAAAAGGCAGTTCCCGTTTGCTGAGCATGTTCATGAATTCTGGCAGAATATCTGCTTTGTCCATGGCATCTGCCTCAACGTTCAGATAGGGCAGGGAGCTGAACTTGCCCGGAGCCACCGGAGCAATAAGCTCTCCCTTGCTGTCGCAATAATAAAGAACATCGTTGTGGCGCACCATGAAGCTTGGCTGTTTTTCCCGCACATGAATCTGCATTTTACCAGGCAGCTGTCTGCGTATGGCTGCGGATTCAATCCACAGGTTGTCACTGAGCCTGCTTTCAACTTCACCGATATTCACCGCGAGGCTGTTCTTGTTCAGGCTGACATCTGCGATGGACAGGATTTCACCGTAGCTTAAGCGATGGTTGCCGCTGACTTTGATATCCTGCAATGCGAAGTACGGCAGGGCTGTAACCCAGCGGTATCCGGCCAGGCAACCAATGCCTACTATAGCCAGCACCAGAAGACATGCGCCGGAAATGCAAAGCTTGCGCAGCAGAGCACCGAAAATACCCGAAATAGGTTGAGAGCTGTCCTTACGCTTTTTTGTCTTGTTGCGGCTGATTCGTTTTTTACCCGATTTACTCAGGTTCAGCCTGCTTTTGTTTATTCCTGCTACGCTCATGACAGTATGATGACCTCCGGCTTAAGGGTTACGCCGAATTTTTCAGCCACGGCTTCGCTTGCTTGAGACATGAGTTCCAATGCCTGCTTTGCAGTTCCGCCACCCCTGTTTTCAAGGAAATTGGCGTGCATTTCGGAAAAACCTATGCCTCCGATGCTCTTGCCCCTGAATCCTGCATCGTCGAGCAGTTTGCCCGCGCTGTGCCCTTCAGGGTTTTTGAAAACGCATCCGGCGGTCTTTGCGGTGACCGGTTGGGTGGCTTTCTTTTTTGCGAAAGTTTCTTTGATCGCATTGCGGACTTTTTCTTCACTCGAGCGGGAAAGTTCAAACTCGACTTCCCAGACCAGAAAGAACTCGTCTGTTCCGGTGGAGAAATATCGATAGCCCCACGCAAGTTCGTCAGCATTCTTCCATATAAGGCCCCCGGAAGGAGTCCAGATGCGGACCCTGCTCACGGATGCCTGCATGTCGGTTCCATATGATCCTGCATTCATGGCTATGGAACCGCCTATTGAACCGGGAATACCGGCCAGACCTTCCATACCGGAAAGACCGCTCTTGATAAGTACGGAGAGTAAACCGGGCAGACGCATATCTGCCGGGGCCAGCACTTTGGTGCCGGATATCACAGCTTCCGCCTTGCGGTCACATGCTACCTGCACAAGGGCTAGGTTCAGTTCCCCGTCCTCGGCAAGCATGTTGCTTCCTTCACCGATGGCAAGCAGATCAGTCCCCTCACGCTCAACAAAGTGTGAGAGGTCATCCA encodes the following:
- the ftsA gene encoding cell division protein FtsA, which gives rise to MSKSDLIVGLDVGTTKICAVVGEPTADGVDIVGIGTAPSTGLRKGVVVNIEQTVQSIKKALEEAELMAGCEIRSVYAGIAGSHIKGFNSHGVIAVKGGEVTQKDVDRVIDAAKAVAIPLDREVIHTLPQEYIVDDQRGIADPLGMAGVRLEVKVHIVTGAVTSAQNIIRSCHRSGLDVSDIVLESLASSKAVLSEEEREIGVAIVDIGGGTTDLAIFANDSIKHTSVIALGGNNLTNDIAFGLRTPMGSAEQIKVKYGTALTDLVTTDETIDVPSVGGRDHRKMSKRVLAEICEPRCEEILSLVDQELVRSGYKNMIAAGVVLTGGTSLVDGMQELAEQIFDLPVRIGYPAGMGGLKDVVNSPKFATAVGLLMYGAEKEGCSEQVFRIRDENVFNRILGRMRKWFTDIA
- a CDS encoding FtsQ-type POTRA domain-containing protein; translation: MSVAGINKSRLNLSKSGKKRISRNKTKKRKDSSQPISGIFGALLRKLCISGACLLVLAIVGIGCLAGYRWVTALPYFALQDIKVSGNHRLSYGEILSIADVSLNKNSLAVNIGEVESRLSDNLWIESAAIRRQLPGKMQIHVREKQPSFMVRHNDVLYYCDSKGELIAPVAPGKFSSLPYLNVEADAMDKADILPEFMNMLSKRELPFDPGQIAWINIKGGNRMEIFMDRLGLTVQLGLDNWQEQLSHLNTVWKDLKNRGEFRDVAVISTGKNRVWVEKHSSGK
- the murB gene encoding UDP-N-acetylmuramate dehydrogenase, with translation MTLELLHKPGMAQLTSLGIGGNARVLARVRNEAGLDDLSHFVEREGTDLLAIGEGSNMLAEDGELNLALVQVACDRKAEAVISGTKVLAPADMRLPGLLSVLIKSGLSGMEGLAGIPGSIGGSIAMNAGSYGTDMQASVSRVRIWTPSGGLIWKNADELAWGYRYFSTGTDEFFLVWEVEFELSRSSEEKVRNAIKETFAKKKATQPVTAKTAGCVFKNPEGHSAGKLLDDAGFRGKSIGGIGFSEMHANFLENRGGGTAKQALELMSQASEAVAEKFGVTLKPEVIILS